The DNA segment TCCGGCTCTGTTAAGCTTCAGGGATGACGAATCCGTGCCCCCGCATCCTGCTTACCACCCGCTCCTTCTTTCACGACATGCCGCTGCGCCGCACCAGCAGCATGACCGGCCAGAACTACTCCGAGGCGGTGGTGAAGGCGGGTGGCCTGCCCTTTATGGTCGGCAACCTGGCTCCCGAGCTGGCCGAACGCTACCTGGACGGGATTGGCGGCGTGCTCTTCACGGGCGGCGGCGACATCGACCCCGCTTACTACGGCGAGGAGCCGCACACTAAGCTCGAGTACGTCGAAACGGAGCGCGACGTGTTCGAGTTCGCGCTCTACCGCGCCGCACGGGCGCGCGGGCTGCCGATCCTGGGCATCTGCCGCGGCGTGCAGCTCATGAACGTGGCTGAGGGCGGCAGCCTCCACCAGGACCTGCCCTCGCTCAGCGGCACGCTGCAACACGCCCAGTCCAACCGCGGCCCGGCGCTCTCGCACAGCGTCACGCTCGAGCCGGGGTCGCGCCTGGCGCGGGCCCTGGAGGCGACCCGCCTCAGGAGCAACTCCTTTCACCACCAGGCCGTGGACCGGCTGGGCAGCGGCCTGCGCGCCGTCGGTCGAGCGGCGGACGGCGTGGTGGAAGCGCTCGAGGGCGAAGACGAGCGCTTTCTTCTGGGCGTGCAGTGGCACCCGGAGATGAGCTACCTGGAGCACCCCGAG comes from the Deinococcota bacterium genome and includes:
- a CDS encoding gamma-glutamyl-gamma-aminobutyrate hydrolase family protein; its protein translation is MTNPCPRILLTTRSFFHDMPLRRTSSMTGQNYSEAVVKAGGLPFMVGNLAPELAERYLDGIGGVLFTGGGDIDPAYYGEEPHTKLEYVETERDVFEFALYRAARARGLPILGICRGVQLMNVAEGGSLHQDLPSLSGTLQHAQSNRGPALSHSVTLEPGSRLARALEATRLRSNSFHHQAVDRLGSGLRAVGRAADGVVEALEGEDERFLLGVQWHPEMSYLEHPEHFAPFRLLLGAVGARTQPEAVVA